The following coding sequences lie in one Saccharopolyspora hordei genomic window:
- a CDS encoding IS30 family transposase encodes MFEIRQDRSPQGCKKLLAEREVYFDLVARGVGTVEACRIVGVSRTTGYRWRFGRRAGRGTTCSCAPPSPPARARPEVSSRFLSQDERLVIADLRRAGLGVRAIAGELGRDPGTISRELRRNSHPGSGDYRPYAAQARAEARRARPKTGKIAAHPELRERVQGMLDDRYSPEQISHRLRRDHPDRPELHVTHETIYQALYVQGRGGLRRELARALRTGRTVRRPRRTTEQRQSRFTAPMLMISDRPAEVADRAVPGHWEGDLILGAGGASAIGTLVERTTRYVLLVHLPERHDAETVRDGLITTIQTLPTHLKRSLTWDQGAEMSRHHEFTLATNIPVYFCDPHSPWQRGSNENTNGLLRQYFPKGSDLSVHTPDDLAAVAAQLNRRPRKTLGWDTPAERLTKLLTQTN; translated from the coding sequence GTGTTCGAGATCCGTCAGGACAGGTCGCCTCAGGGGTGTAAGAAGTTGCTTGCTGAGCGCGAGGTCTATTTTGATCTTGTGGCGCGGGGTGTGGGCACGGTTGAGGCATGCCGGATCGTGGGGGTCAGCCGCACGACCGGGTATCGGTGGCGATTCGGCCGACGGGCGGGGCGTGGGACCACGTGTTCTTGCGCCCCGCCGTCACCTCCGGCTCGTGCCCGGCCCGAGGTGTCGTCCCGGTTTTTGTCTCAGGACGAGCGGCTGGTGATCGCTGACCTGCGTCGGGCCGGCCTGGGTGTGCGGGCCATCGCAGGCGAGCTGGGGCGTGATCCTGGCACGATCAGCCGGGAGCTGCGGCGCAACAGTCATCCCGGTAGCGGTGACTACCGGCCCTATGCCGCTCAGGCTCGCGCCGAGGCGCGCCGCGCCCGGCCGAAGACCGGCAAGATCGCCGCCCATCCCGAATTGCGTGAACGGGTGCAGGGCATGCTCGACGACCGGTACAGCCCGGAGCAGATCAGCCATCGGCTGCGCCGGGACCATCCCGACCGCCCGGAGCTGCACGTGACCCACGAGACGATCTACCAGGCCCTTTATGTCCAAGGTCGCGGCGGACTGCGTCGTGAACTGGCCCGGGCGCTGCGCACCGGCCGTACGGTGCGCCGACCCCGCCGGACCACCGAGCAACGCCAGTCCCGCTTCACCGCACCGATGCTGATGATCAGCGACCGCCCGGCCGAGGTCGCGGACCGGGCCGTGCCCGGCCACTGGGAAGGTGACCTGATCCTCGGTGCCGGCGGGGCATCCGCGATCGGCACACTGGTCGAGCGCACCACCCGCTACGTGCTGCTGGTCCACCTGCCAGAACGACACGACGCCGAAACCGTCCGCGACGGCCTCATCACCACCATCCAGACACTGCCCACCCACCTGAAACGGTCCCTGACCTGGGACCAAGGCGCTGAGATGAGCCGCCACCACGAGTTCACCCTCGCCACCAACATCCCGGTCTACTTCTGCGACCCTCACTCGCCCTGGCAACGCGGCAGCAACGAAAACACCAACGGCCTGCTCCGCCAGTACTTCCCCAAAGGCAGCGACCTCTCTGTCCACACCCCCGACGACCTCGCCGCCGTCGCCGCCCAACTCAACCGCCGACCACGCAAAACGCTCGGCTGGGACACCCCAGCCGAGCGCCTGACTAAACTCCTGACCCAAACCAATTGA
- a CDS encoding CHAP domain-containing protein, giving the protein MKFRRIARSVGACGVGAALALVPLAAPTVVAEPAPQAVQVAASPGDGTPQGALEWYQARIGDSSYEGYCEMAAENAYGTTGVWPSALAHWNGAIEAGKAHTDGSTPPKGAFVYWKTSEYGHVGVADGQGGFYATSVGGAIGHADDLSYYANYLGWSDPQVPGRG; this is encoded by the coding sequence GTGAAGTTTCGACGGATCGCTCGATCAGTCGGTGCCTGCGGTGTCGGCGCAGCGCTGGCCCTCGTCCCGCTCGCTGCCCCGACCGTGGTCGCCGAGCCCGCGCCGCAGGCAGTCCAGGTCGCCGCCTCACCCGGCGACGGCACCCCGCAGGGTGCCCTCGAGTGGTACCAGGCCCGCATCGGCGACAGCTCCTACGAGGGCTACTGCGAGATGGCCGCCGAGAACGCCTACGGCACCACGGGTGTCTGGCCGTCCGCCCTCGCGCACTGGAACGGCGCGATCGAGGCGGGCAAGGCCCACACCGACGGTTCCACGCCGCCCAAGGGCGCGTTCGTGTACTGGAAGACCAGCGAGTACGGCCACGTCGGTGTCGCCGACGGCCAGGGCGGCTTCTACGCCACCAGCGTCGGCGGCGCGATCGGCCACGCCGACGACCTCTCCTACTACGCCAACTACCTCGGCTGGAGCGACCCGCAGGTCCCGGGCCGCGGCTGA
- the rsmH gene encoding 16S rRNA (cytosine(1402)-N(4))-methyltransferase RsmH, whose protein sequence is MAEQRYDEGGSARDKHVPVLLDRTLELLEPALSREGAVVVDATLGMGGHAEAMLAAHPGLTLVGLDRDPDALRLAGERLAPHASRTHLVHAVYDQWAEVLADLGLSEVDAALFDLGVSSLQLDEAERGFAYAQDAPLDMRMDPSAPRTAADVLNTYSAEELARVLRTYGEERFANKIAGAIVRERQKEPFATSARLVQLLYDTVPAASRRTGGHPAKRTFQALRIEVNAELDVLERALPAALDSLAVGGRIVVMSYHSLEDRMVKRTLAERVKSRTPVDLPVELPGHGPEFRLLTRGAEVAGEQEVEDNPRAASVRLRAAERIGRGTT, encoded by the coding sequence GTGGCCGAACAGCGGTATGACGAGGGCGGGTCCGCCCGCGACAAGCACGTTCCGGTGCTGCTGGACCGGACGCTGGAGCTGCTGGAGCCGGCGCTGTCCCGCGAGGGTGCGGTGGTCGTCGACGCCACGCTCGGCATGGGCGGGCACGCCGAGGCGATGCTGGCCGCGCACCCGGGGCTGACGCTGGTCGGCCTGGACCGCGACCCGGACGCCCTGCGGTTGGCGGGGGAGCGGCTCGCGCCCCACGCCTCGCGGACCCACCTGGTGCACGCGGTGTACGACCAGTGGGCCGAGGTGCTGGCCGACCTCGGGCTGTCCGAGGTGGACGCCGCGCTGTTCGACCTCGGGGTCTCCTCGCTGCAGCTGGACGAGGCCGAGCGCGGGTTCGCCTACGCCCAGGACGCCCCGCTGGACATGCGGATGGACCCCAGCGCGCCGCGCACCGCGGCGGACGTGCTCAACACCTACTCCGCGGAGGAGCTCGCGCGGGTGCTGCGCACCTACGGCGAGGAGCGGTTCGCGAACAAGATCGCCGGCGCCATCGTCCGGGAGCGGCAGAAGGAGCCGTTCGCCACCAGCGCGCGGCTGGTGCAGCTGCTCTACGACACGGTGCCCGCGGCCAGCCGGCGCACCGGGGGCCACCCGGCCAAGCGCACCTTCCAGGCGCTGCGCATCGAGGTCAACGCCGAGCTCGACGTGCTGGAGCGGGCGCTGCCCGCGGCGCTGGACTCGCTGGCGGTCGGCGGCCGGATCGTGGTGATGTCGTACCACTCGCTGGAGGACCGGATGGTCAAGCGCACCCTCGCGGAGCGGGTGAAGTCGCGCACCCCGGTCGACCTGCCGGTGGAACTGCCCGGGCACGGGCCGGAGTTCCGCCTGCTCACCCGAGGCGCCGAGGTCGCCGGGGAGCAGGAGGTCGAGGACAACCCGAGAGCTGCGTCGGTGCGGTTGCGCGCCGCGGAGCGGATCGGCAGGGGGACGACGTGA
- a CDS encoding IlvD/Edd family dehydratase, protein MPRRSASWFGAHGRAGMTARSWVKNQGYSDEVFDGRPVIGIGTTWSELAPCNAHQQRIAEAVKRGVWQAGGFPLEFPNMALGETLMRPTTMLYRNLLAMQAEETIRANPLDGVVLLSGCDKTTPGLLMAAASVDLPAVMLTGGPMLNGKYRGTDIGSGTAVWQAEADLVAGRITQEECYFIEGCMSRSNGHCMTMGTASTMACIVEALGMQLPYAASWPAVDARRYATAQRTGQRIVEMVQEDLKPSDVLTREAFRNAIRANAAIGGSTNAVVHLIAIAKRVGVELTVDDFDTDTREVPTLVNLQPSGKFLMEDFCYAGGLPAVLKELGDLVERDAITVTGRSMGENIADAEVHNREVITSFDEPFQPVGTGTAVLRGSLAPGGAVVKQSAASERLLVHRGPAMVFEDVDEYYAVCKDDDLDVDENTVLIVRNAGPKGYPGMPEVANVPVPKKVQDRGFDDIVRISDGRMSGTAYGTVILHVTPEAAAGGPLAFVRTGDIISIDVPNRRLDLEVPEEELERRRAEWATPENPYDRGYQRLYYDHVLQASDGADLDFLVGGSGSYVPRDGH, encoded by the coding sequence ATGCCGCGGCGCAGCGCGAGTTGGTTCGGAGCGCACGGCAGGGCGGGGATGACCGCCCGGTCCTGGGTCAAGAACCAGGGGTACAGCGACGAGGTCTTCGACGGGCGACCGGTCATCGGCATCGGCACCACGTGGTCCGAGCTGGCCCCCTGCAACGCCCACCAGCAACGGATCGCCGAGGCGGTCAAGCGCGGGGTGTGGCAGGCGGGCGGGTTCCCGCTGGAGTTCCCCAACATGGCGTTGGGCGAGACGCTGATGCGTCCGACCACGATGCTCTACCGCAACCTGCTGGCGATGCAGGCCGAGGAGACCATCCGCGCCAACCCGCTGGACGGCGTCGTGCTGCTCTCCGGCTGCGACAAGACCACGCCCGGCCTGCTCATGGCCGCGGCCAGCGTCGACCTGCCCGCCGTCATGCTCACCGGCGGGCCGATGCTCAACGGCAAGTACCGGGGCACCGACATCGGTTCCGGGACGGCCGTGTGGCAGGCCGAGGCCGACCTGGTGGCGGGGCGGATCACGCAGGAGGAGTGCTACTTCATCGAGGGCTGCATGTCCCGCTCCAACGGGCACTGCATGACCATGGGCACCGCCTCCACCATGGCCTGCATCGTGGAGGCGCTGGGCATGCAGCTGCCGTACGCGGCGTCCTGGCCGGCGGTCGACGCCCGCCGCTACGCCACGGCGCAGCGCACCGGCCAGCGCATCGTCGAGATGGTGCAGGAGGACCTCAAGCCCTCCGACGTGCTCACCCGCGAGGCGTTCCGCAACGCCATCCGCGCCAACGCGGCCATCGGCGGGTCGACCAACGCGGTCGTGCACCTCATCGCGATCGCCAAGCGGGTCGGGGTGGAGCTGACCGTCGACGACTTCGACACCGACACCCGCGAGGTGCCGACGCTGGTGAACCTGCAGCCCAGCGGCAAGTTCCTCATGGAGGACTTCTGCTACGCGGGCGGGCTGCCCGCCGTGCTGAAGGAGCTCGGCGACCTGGTGGAGCGCGACGCCATCACCGTCACGGGTCGTTCGATGGGCGAGAACATCGCCGACGCCGAGGTGCACAACCGCGAGGTGATCACCTCGTTCGACGAGCCCTTCCAGCCGGTCGGCACCGGGACCGCGGTGCTGCGCGGGTCGCTGGCGCCCGGCGGTGCGGTGGTCAAGCAGTCGGCGGCCTCGGAGCGGCTGCTGGTGCACCGCGGACCGGCGATGGTGTTCGAGGACGTCGACGAGTACTACGCCGTCTGCAAGGACGACGACCTCGACGTGGACGAGAACACCGTGCTGATCGTCCGCAACGCGGGGCCGAAGGGCTACCCCGGCATGCCGGAGGTGGCCAACGTGCCGGTGCCGAAGAAGGTGCAGGACCGCGGTTTCGACGACATCGTGCGCATCTCCGACGGCCGGATGAGCGGGACCGCGTACGGCACGGTGATCCTGCACGTCACCCCGGAAGCGGCGGCGGGCGGTCCGCTGGCCTTCGTCCGCACCGGCGACATCATCAGCATCGACGTGCCGAACCGCCGCCTGGACCTGGAGGTCCCGGAGGAGGAGCTGGAGCGGCGCCGGGCGGAGTGGGCGACGCCGGAGAACCCGTACGACCGCGGCTACCAGCGCCTGTACTACGACCACGTGCTGCAGGCCTCGGACGGCGCGGACCTGGACTTCCTGGTCGGCGGCTCCGGCAGCTACGTGCCCCGCGACGGCCACTGA
- a CDS encoding UDP-N-acetylmuramoyl-tripeptide--D-alanyl-D-alanine ligase encodes MIRLSLADIARAVGGGLHRAEGSEIVSAGVEFDSRKVETGGLFVAVPGERVDGHDFAAKAVASGAVGVLAAREVDAPAVVVPPIPAAERSGALALAGDADGSGAAVLAALAKLARYVVDRLPQLTVVGVTGSSGKTSTKDLIAQLLEPMGPTVAPPGSFNNELGHPWTVLRADESTRHLVLELSARGVGHIANLCQVAPPRIGVVLNVGHAHLGEFGSQEAVAQAKGELPAALPADGVAVLNGDDPLVAAMAERTRARVVLVGERPDADVRAEDIDVDDRARPTFTLVTAHGAERVTLPLFGEHHVGNALAAAAVALELGASLAEVAERLRSVRRVSARRMEVSETPDGVTVVNDAYNANPESVRAALKTLAAMTRGRPGRAWAVLGPMAELGEADAEAHDEIGRLAVRLNIDRLVVVGEQAQVMHQAASLEGSWGEESVLVPDVDAAVALLRAELRPGDVVLTKASNSAGLWRVADALLETGEAGRQTP; translated from the coding sequence TTGATCCGGCTCAGCCTCGCTGACATCGCGCGAGCGGTGGGCGGCGGGCTTCATCGTGCGGAAGGCTCGGAGATCGTCAGCGCGGGCGTCGAGTTCGACTCCCGCAAGGTCGAGACCGGCGGGCTGTTCGTGGCCGTGCCGGGTGAACGGGTCGACGGGCACGACTTCGCCGCGAAGGCGGTCGCCAGCGGAGCGGTGGGCGTGCTCGCCGCGCGCGAGGTCGACGCGCCCGCGGTCGTGGTGCCACCGATCCCCGCCGCGGAACGCTCGGGCGCGCTGGCGCTCGCCGGGGACGCGGACGGCTCCGGTGCCGCGGTGCTGGCCGCGCTGGCGAAGCTGGCCAGGTACGTGGTCGACCGGCTGCCGCAGCTCACCGTGGTGGGCGTGACCGGTTCGTCCGGCAAGACGTCCACGAAGGACCTCATCGCGCAACTGCTGGAACCGATGGGACCGACGGTCGCGCCGCCCGGCTCGTTCAACAACGAGCTCGGCCACCCGTGGACCGTGCTGCGCGCCGACGAGAGCACGAGGCACCTGGTGCTGGAGCTCTCCGCGCGCGGCGTCGGGCACATCGCGAACCTGTGCCAGGTCGCGCCGCCGCGCATCGGCGTGGTGCTCAACGTCGGGCACGCGCACCTGGGCGAGTTCGGTTCGCAGGAGGCGGTGGCGCAGGCCAAGGGCGAGCTGCCCGCGGCGCTGCCCGCGGACGGCGTGGCGGTGCTCAACGGCGACGACCCGCTGGTGGCGGCCATGGCCGAGCGGACCCGGGCGCGCGTGGTGCTGGTCGGCGAACGGCCCGACGCGGACGTGCGGGCCGAGGACATCGACGTCGACGACCGGGCGCGGCCGACGTTCACGCTGGTCACCGCCCACGGCGCGGAGCGGGTGACGCTGCCGCTGTTCGGCGAGCACCACGTCGGCAACGCGCTGGCCGCGGCCGCGGTCGCGCTGGAGCTCGGCGCGAGCCTCGCGGAGGTCGCCGAGCGGCTGCGGTCGGTGCGGCGCGTGTCGGCGCGGCGCATGGAGGTCAGCGAGACCCCGGACGGGGTCACGGTCGTCAACGACGCGTACAACGCGAACCCGGAGTCGGTGCGCGCCGCGCTGAAGACGCTGGCCGCGATGACCCGCGGTCGTCCCGGCCGGGCCTGGGCGGTGCTCGGACCGATGGCCGAGCTCGGCGAGGCCGACGCCGAGGCGCACGACGAGATCGGGCGGTTGGCCGTCCGGCTGAACATCGACCGGCTGGTGGTGGTCGGAGAACAGGCCCAGGTGATGCACCAAGCGGCATCGCTGGAGGGGTCGTGGGGAGAGGAGTCGGTTCTGGTGCCGGACGTCGATGCGGCTGTCGCGCTGCTGCGCGCCGAGCTGCGTCCCGGTGATGTTGTCCTGACCAAGGCGTCGAACTCCGCCGGGCTGTGGCGGGTGGCCGACGCCTTGCTGGAGACGGGTGAGGCGGGGAGGCAGACGCCGTGA
- a CDS encoding UDP-N-acetylmuramoyl-L-alanyl-D-glutamate--2,6-diaminopimelate ligase translates to MRARGVPVACRDVPSAVATAPPRPSHVEPVEIERLADLVGARVLRAPGQEVGAAPVTGATLRAQHVRPGDLFAALPGTRVHGADFAQDALDAGAVAVLTDQAGVDRAGLAEHPSVRDGSVSVLVHDDPRGVLGAASALVYGDPSRKLKVLGVTGTSGKTTTSYLLESALQAAGFCTGLVGTVETRIAGERLDSAFTTPEAPDLQALLAVMVERGVTFVPMEVSSHALAMGRVSGTRFAVGGFTNLSQDHLDFHRDMEDYFQAKALLFDGRAEHEVVCVDTDWGRRLVRDGTVTVSTTGDATWSATDVQAFATGEQTFTVHGPDDLKLHVRLRLPGPFNVANALLAIGVLHAAGVPTWAIERGLAEVDVPGRMERVAMGQDFTAVVDYSHKPGAVAAVLDAARAQVDGKVIVVLGCGGDRDVAKRPLMGEAAARRSELLIVTDDNPRSEDPAEIRAAMLAGAREVPAAERGEVIEIGDRRAAIAAAVDRASSGDIVVVAGKGHETGQEVAGVVHPFSDREELAAALRHRLRGPEGTDVRRGQVNEEAP, encoded by the coding sequence ATGCGGGCGCGAGGGGTACCGGTAGCCTGTCGCGACGTGCCTTCCGCGGTTGCCACAGCTCCGCCGCGCCCGTCCCACGTGGAGCCGGTGGAGATCGAGAGACTCGCCGACCTCGTCGGTGCTCGGGTGCTGCGCGCCCCTGGTCAGGAGGTCGGTGCGGCGCCGGTGACCGGGGCGACGCTGCGTGCCCAGCACGTGCGCCCCGGCGACCTGTTCGCCGCGCTGCCGGGCACCCGCGTGCACGGCGCCGACTTCGCCCAGGACGCGCTGGACGCCGGTGCTGTGGCGGTGCTCACCGACCAGGCCGGGGTGGACCGCGCCGGACTCGCCGAGCACCCGTCCGTCCGCGACGGCAGCGTGTCCGTGCTCGTGCACGACGACCCGCGCGGCGTGCTGGGCGCCGCGTCGGCGCTGGTCTACGGCGACCCGTCCCGCAAGCTGAAGGTCCTCGGCGTCACCGGGACCTCCGGCAAGACCACCACGTCCTACCTGCTGGAGTCCGCGCTGCAGGCCGCCGGGTTCTGCACCGGGCTGGTCGGCACCGTGGAGACCCGCATCGCCGGGGAGCGGCTGGACAGCGCGTTCACCACCCCGGAGGCTCCCGACCTGCAAGCGCTGCTCGCGGTCATGGTCGAGCGCGGGGTCACGTTCGTGCCGATGGAGGTCTCCAGCCACGCCCTGGCCATGGGGCGGGTGTCCGGCACCCGGTTCGCCGTCGGGGGGTTCACCAACCTCTCCCAGGACCACCTGGACTTCCACCGCGACATGGAGGACTACTTCCAGGCCAAGGCGCTGCTGTTCGACGGCCGCGCCGAGCACGAGGTGGTCTGCGTCGACACCGACTGGGGGCGCCGACTGGTCCGCGACGGCACCGTCACGGTGTCCACCACCGGGGACGCCACCTGGTCGGCCACCGACGTGCAGGCCTTCGCCACCGGTGAGCAGACCTTCACCGTGCACGGGCCCGACGACCTCAAGCTGCACGTCCGGCTGCGGCTGCCCGGCCCGTTCAACGTCGCCAACGCGCTGCTGGCGATCGGCGTGCTGCACGCCGCGGGCGTGCCGACCTGGGCGATCGAGCGCGGCCTGGCCGAGGTCGACGTGCCCGGCCGGATGGAGCGGGTCGCGATGGGGCAGGACTTCACCGCCGTCGTGGACTACTCGCACAAGCCGGGCGCCGTGGCCGCGGTGCTCGACGCGGCGCGCGCGCAGGTCGACGGCAAGGTGATCGTCGTGCTCGGGTGCGGCGGCGACCGGGACGTGGCGAAGCGGCCGCTGATGGGCGAGGCCGCGGCCCGCCGCTCGGAGCTGCTCATCGTCACCGACGACAACCCGCGCAGCGAGGACCCCGCGGAGATCCGGGCCGCCATGCTGGCCGGCGCCCGGGAGGTGCCCGCCGCCGAACGCGGCGAAGTGATCGAGATCGGTGACCGGCGCGCCGCCATCGCGGCCGCGGTCGACCGCGCCTCCTCCGGCGACATCGTGGTCGTGGCGGGCAAGGGGCACGAGACCGGACAGGAGGTCGCGGGCGTGGTGCACCCGTTCTCCGACCGGGAGGAACTGGCCGCCGCGCTGCGCCATAGGCTTAGGGGCCCAGAAGGGACCGATGTTCGTCGGGGGCAGGTCAACGAGGAGGCGCCATGA
- a CDS encoding peptidoglycan D,D-transpeptidase FtsI family protein, with translation MARRSTRLIRGRTARTNVAGSNRRLRVGRLLMVLALVLTSVKLVQVQGFQASALSEKALQQRLDRSVIPAERGSIVDRNGNVLAFSSEARQLYANPRLLDREFAEQHAKDPSKPTPAEYKQEIARFIAQELPGVITEQEVLDALFRDVGFTYFGPKIDPGKAREITERYPQIGSEYQATREYPGGNLAANIIGAANWRKDEVPGKLRGQIGLEFSLDSVLAGKDGQQVSDTALDGDLVIPGTRELQPAVPGSDVELTIDSDVQFMLQRELADYAREAKAKNASAVVLDAKTGEVYALANDKTFDPNGSWAENTGNPAVTTPYEPGSVAKLITAAGAIEDGVVKPDTVLQVPGSIKVADRTVGDAWSHGTVPMTFTGVLGKSSNVGTLMVAQQLGEQRWYDFARSFGLGQRTGVGLPGESAGVLPPPDEWSGSSFGNLPIGQGFSLTVLQMASMYQAIANDGVRVPPRIISAEIGPDGKRVERPRPGGVRVVSPETARTVKDMLRSVVQDAPQPNRGTGSAAALAGYQVSGKTGTAQQYDPACKCYSNSKHWITFAGIVPADSPRFVIGLMLDRPAYGTQQGSSAAPLFHNIASFLTQRYQLQMSREPAPFQVLQLPAP, from the coding sequence ATGGCCCGGAGGTCGACCAGGCTCATCCGCGGCCGCACCGCGCGCACCAACGTCGCCGGCAGCAACCGGCGGCTGCGCGTGGGGCGGCTGCTGATGGTGCTCGCCTTGGTGCTCACCAGCGTGAAGCTGGTGCAGGTCCAGGGGTTCCAGGCCAGCGCGCTGTCCGAGAAGGCGTTGCAGCAGCGGCTGGACCGCTCGGTCATCCCGGCCGAGCGCGGGTCCATCGTGGACCGCAACGGCAACGTGCTCGCCTTCAGCAGCGAGGCGCGGCAGCTCTACGCGAACCCGCGCCTGCTCGACCGGGAGTTCGCGGAGCAGCACGCCAAGGACCCCAGCAAGCCCACGCCCGCGGAGTACAAGCAGGAGATCGCGCGCTTCATCGCGCAGGAGCTGCCGGGGGTGATCACCGAGCAGGAGGTGCTCGACGCGCTGTTCCGCGACGTCGGGTTCACCTACTTCGGCCCCAAGATCGACCCGGGCAAGGCGCGGGAGATCACCGAGCGGTACCCGCAGATCGGCTCGGAGTACCAGGCCACCCGCGAGTACCCCGGCGGGAACCTGGCCGCGAACATCATCGGCGCGGCGAACTGGCGCAAGGACGAGGTGCCGGGCAAGCTGCGCGGCCAGATCGGCCTGGAGTTCTCGTTGGACTCGGTGCTGGCCGGCAAGGACGGCCAGCAGGTCTCCGACACCGCGCTGGACGGGGACCTGGTCATCCCCGGCACGCGCGAGCTGCAACCGGCCGTCCCGGGCTCCGACGTGGAGCTGACCATCGACTCCGACGTGCAGTTCATGCTGCAGCGCGAGCTCGCCGACTACGCGCGCGAGGCGAAGGCGAAGAACGCCAGCGCCGTGGTGCTGGACGCCAAGACCGGTGAGGTCTACGCGCTGGCCAACGACAAGACCTTCGACCCGAACGGCTCCTGGGCCGAGAACACCGGGAACCCGGCGGTGACCACCCCGTACGAACCGGGTTCGGTGGCCAAGCTGATCACCGCCGCCGGGGCGATCGAGGACGGTGTCGTCAAGCCCGACACGGTGCTGCAGGTGCCGGGCAGCATCAAGGTCGCCGACCGCACGGTGGGCGACGCGTGGTCGCACGGCACGGTGCCGATGACGTTCACCGGGGTGCTGGGCAAGTCCTCCAACGTCGGCACCCTCATGGTGGCGCAGCAGCTCGGCGAGCAGCGGTGGTACGACTTCGCCCGCAGCTTCGGGCTGGGCCAGCGCACGGGCGTCGGGCTCCCCGGGGAGAGCGCGGGTGTGCTGCCGCCGCCCGACGAGTGGTCCGGTTCGTCGTTCGGCAACCTGCCCATCGGCCAGGGCTTCTCGCTGACCGTGCTGCAGATGGCCAGCATGTACCAGGCGATCGCCAACGACGGGGTGCGGGTGCCGCCGCGGATCATCTCCGCGGAGATCGGCCCGGACGGCAAGCGGGTGGAGCGTCCCCGTCCGGGGGGCGTGCGGGTGGTCAGCCCGGAGACCGCGCGCACCGTCAAGGACATGCTGCGGTCGGTGGTGCAGGACGCCCCGCAGCCGAACCGCGGCACCGGTTCGGCCGCGGCGCTGGCCGGTTACCAGGTCTCGGGCAAGACCGGCACGGCCCAGCAGTACGACCCGGCGTGCAAGTGCTACAGCAACTCGAAGCACTGGATCACCTTCGCGGGCATCGTCCCGGCGGACAGCCCCCGCTTCGTGATCGGCCTGATGCTGGACCGCCCGGCCTACGGGACCCAGCAGGGCTCGTCCGCGGCGCCGCTGTTCCACAACATCGCGTCCTTCCTCACCCAGCGCTACCAGCTGCAGATGTCCCGGGAACCCGCCCCGTTCCAGGTCCTCCAGCTCCCGGCCCCCTGA
- a CDS encoding MFS transporter has translation MHTGERASDAALTTAVRRVMVRLMPFLFFMYVIAFLDRVNIGFAKEAFQAHAGISEAAYALGAGLFFVGYALFEVPSNLIMVKVGARWWMCRIMVTWGLISAAMALVNSEFLFYLLRFLLGVAEAGFFPGVILFITHWVPHAYRSRCNAVFYFGIPLASVLGGPLSGILLELDGVAGILGWQWMFAVEGLIACVVGVWAFFYLDNKPAEARWLTPDERTALQDAVDREAEAKREHSPHRLMAALVDPKVLYFCLIYFLIQCSVYGMTFYLPTQVADAVGSEVGLLVGLVTAIPWTIALLTNIAVSTRADRVSQPKKRFVAAACVAGGSIGIAASAYFANPVLAIAGLSVAAAGYISVQPVFWTFPAAYLTGTAAAAGIGLINSLGNLGGFVAPVAKNWVEHTLDSDTAGLYLLALCGLAAAGLFLTLSRSRA, from the coding sequence GTGCACACCGGCGAACGCGCGTCCGACGCGGCGCTGACCACGGCGGTCCGGCGGGTCATGGTCCGCCTGATGCCGTTCCTGTTCTTCATGTACGTCATCGCGTTCCTGGACCGCGTCAACATCGGCTTCGCCAAGGAGGCGTTCCAGGCGCACGCGGGCATCTCCGAAGCCGCCTACGCGCTCGGCGCCGGGCTGTTCTTCGTCGGCTACGCGCTGTTCGAAGTGCCCAGCAACCTCATCATGGTGAAGGTCGGCGCCCGCTGGTGGATGTGCCGGATCATGGTCACCTGGGGCCTGATCTCCGCCGCGATGGCGCTGGTGAACAGCGAGTTCCTGTTCTACCTGCTGCGCTTCCTGCTCGGCGTGGCCGAGGCCGGGTTCTTCCCCGGCGTCATCCTGTTCATCACCCACTGGGTCCCGCACGCCTACCGCTCGCGCTGCAACGCGGTGTTCTACTTCGGCATCCCGCTCGCCTCGGTGCTCGGCGGGCCGCTGTCCGGGATCCTGCTGGAGCTCGACGGCGTGGCCGGGATCCTCGGCTGGCAGTGGATGTTCGCCGTGGAGGGCCTGATCGCCTGCGTGGTCGGCGTCTGGGCGTTCTTCTACCTGGACAACAAGCCCGCCGAGGCCCGGTGGCTCACCCCGGACGAGCGCACCGCCCTGCAGGACGCGGTCGACCGGGAGGCCGAGGCCAAGCGGGAGCACAGCCCGCACCGGCTGATGGCCGCCCTGGTGGACCCGAAGGTGCTGTACTTCTGCCTGATCTACTTCCTCATCCAGTGCAGCGTGTACGGCATGACCTTCTACCTGCCGACGCAGGTGGCCGACGCGGTGGGCAGCGAGGTCGGGCTGCTCGTCGGGCTGGTGACGGCCATCCCGTGGACCATCGCGCTGCTGACCAACATCGCGGTCTCCACCAGGGCCGACCGGGTGTCGCAGCCGAAGAAGCGGTTCGTCGCGGCGGCCTGCGTGGCCGGCGGCTCGATCGGCATCGCGGCCTCCGCCTACTTCGCCAACCCGGTGCTGGCGATCGCCGGGCTGTCGGTGGCGGCGGCGGGCTACATCTCGGTGCAGCCGGTGTTCTGGACGTTCCCGGCGGCCTACCTGACCGGGACGGCGGCGGCCGCGGGCATCGGCCTGATCAACTCGCTGGGCAACCTGGGCGGGTTCGTCGCCCCGGTGGCGAAGAACTGGGTCGAGCACACCCTCGACTCCGACACCGCGGGCCTGTACCTGCTGGCCCTGTGCGGCCTCGCTGCGGCGGGCCTCTTCCTCACCCTCTCCCGCTCCCGCGCCTGA